Proteins encoded together in one Orbaceae bacterium lpD01 window:
- a CDS encoding amidohydrolase family protein, whose translation MTINHHHAETVFINGYIFTADKHNQVCEAIAIADGYIIASGTNQEIKKYINENTQVNDLAGKTMMPGIIDSHLHPFWGGLQLSGCHLNYESLTIAQTLSRIQKHLDQDSFTDENDWLQVRAWLRQGMLPSGTDITRADLDTLSTRRPVILFSNDCHTLVANSRALTLFGLDENTPSPSDGKIGRNDDGSLNGILEDAPAMRAFDSIPGINDAQAQVIAKNVQTILNRQGVTTVMDARALPIQFDAFSQLKLQNQLTLRVFGAREITPDDASTLASVSAAVSRMAAFAEKYTDKQLSPKPGIAIKHTKFFVDGVLHKPIMTASLLSPYLDNQGNAAEPCYVESDRYGDLYYPNDILEHLVLEVSQAGFHPHMHTVAEGAIEVCLNAVEKMRQQLPNKDIRPAFVHNELAAPHQYQRFAQLNVIASLSFQWAGMPQALMDDDKSIIGETRFAELEPIAKFLDAGARIAFGSDWPIDPLNEWYDFKVAMTRKISQANAPRLDTDRNLTAIETLRAATIDAAYAIGYEDQLGSIEVGKFADLIILDRNPFQIAAEDIEQVNVLSTIVGGVPVI comes from the coding sequence TTGACTATTAATCATCACCATGCAGAGACTGTTTTTATTAATGGTTATATTTTTACGGCTGACAAGCACAATCAGGTGTGTGAAGCGATTGCCATCGCAGATGGTTATATTATTGCCAGCGGCACTAACCAAGAAATAAAAAAATATATTAATGAAAACACGCAGGTTAATGATCTGGCAGGTAAAACGATGATGCCCGGTATTATTGACTCTCATCTTCATCCATTCTGGGGCGGACTGCAACTTTCCGGCTGCCACCTCAATTATGAGAGTTTAACTATCGCTCAAACACTCTCACGTATCCAAAAACATCTGGATCAGGATAGTTTCACCGATGAGAACGACTGGTTACAAGTTCGTGCGTGGTTACGTCAAGGAATGTTACCAAGCGGTACCGATATCACCCGCGCCGATCTCGATACCTTAAGTACCCGTCGTCCGGTTATTTTATTCTCTAATGACTGTCATACGCTTGTCGCCAATAGTCGAGCATTAACACTCTTCGGGCTCGATGAAAATACCCCTTCACCCAGCGATGGCAAAATCGGCCGGAATGACGATGGTTCACTCAATGGTATTTTAGAAGATGCGCCGGCCATGCGCGCCTTCGATAGTATTCCCGGTATCAATGATGCACAAGCACAGGTCATTGCCAAGAATGTCCAAACCATACTTAATCGCCAGGGCGTCACTACCGTGATGGATGCCAGGGCACTACCGATACAATTTGATGCATTTAGCCAACTTAAATTGCAAAATCAGCTCACACTAAGAGTATTTGGTGCAAGAGAAATCACCCCTGATGATGCATCAACGTTAGCGTCAGTTTCAGCGGCAGTCAGTCGTATGGCTGCTTTTGCCGAAAAATATACCGATAAACAGCTGTCACCCAAACCTGGTATCGCGATTAAACATACCAAATTCTTTGTTGACGGTGTGCTGCATAAACCGATTATGACTGCGTCACTCCTTTCGCCCTATTTAGACAATCAAGGAAATGCCGCAGAACCCTGCTATGTTGAGTCTGATCGCTATGGCGATCTCTATTATCCGAATGATATTTTGGAACATTTAGTCCTCGAAGTCAGCCAAGCCGGGTTTCATCCACATATGCATACCGTGGCGGAAGGCGCAATCGAAGTTTGTCTCAATGCCGTTGAGAAAATGCGTCAACAACTACCCAATAAAGACATTCGCCCAGCATTTGTACATAATGAGCTTGCAGCCCCTCATCAATATCAGCGATTTGCACAATTAAATGTGATTGCCTCACTCTCTTTCCAGTGGGCCGGTATGCCCCAAGCGTTAATGGATGATGACAAAAGTATTATCGGTGAAACTCGTTTTGCTGAACTTGAACCAATTGCGAAATTTCTCGATGCCGGTGCACGTATCGCCTTTGGGAGTGACTGGCCTATCGATCCACTTAATGAATGGTATGACTTTAAAGTGGCGATGACACGTAAAATCAGTCAAGCCAATGCCCCGCGTCTTGATACCGATCGAAATCTCACGGCGATCGAAACCTTGCGCGCAGCAACAATAGATGCGGCTTATGCTATCGGCTATGAAGATCAATTAGGTTCAATTGAAGTGGGTAAATTTGCCGATCTGATTATTTTAGATAGGAATCCTTTCCAGATTGCCGCAGAGGATATTGAGCAGGTAAACGTACTCAGCACCATTGTGGGTGGCGTGCCCGTCATTTAA
- the matP gene encoding macrodomain Ter protein MatP has protein sequence MKYQQLENLECGWKWTYLIKKHREGEAITRYIERSAADAAVLELMKLENTPVSVLEWIQQHMNPVLDNKLKQTIRARRKRHFNAEQQSLRKKSIDLEFLVWQRLAQLAKRRQSTLSETIIQLIDDAEKKEHYAHKMSSLKQDLESLLFVSDDN, from the coding sequence ATGAAGTATCAACAATTAGAGAACCTTGAATGTGGCTGGAAATGGACCTATTTAATTAAGAAACACCGCGAAGGTGAGGCGATTACACGGTATATTGAAAGAAGTGCCGCCGACGCTGCCGTACTCGAATTGATGAAATTAGAGAACACCCCGGTGAGTGTGCTTGAATGGATTCAGCAACATATGAATCCGGTGTTGGATAATAAGTTAAAACAGACCATTCGAGCGAGAAGAAAAAGGCATTTTAATGCTGAACAACAGTCTTTACGTAAAAAATCGATTGATCTTGAGTTTTTAGTGTGGCAACGTTTAGCACAGTTAGCCAAACGTCGGCAATCAACTTTATCTGAGACGATTATCCAGTTAATTGATGATGCAGAGAAAAAAGAGCACTATGCGCACAAGATGTCTTCATTAAAGCAGGATTTAGAGTCACTGCTGTTTGTATCTGATGATAATTGA